One window of the Pseudofrankia sp. DC12 genome contains the following:
- the coaBC gene encoding bifunctional phosphopantothenoylcysteine decarboxylase/phosphopantothenate--cysteine ligase CoaBC: protein MSGAAPVGGRPRVVLGVAGGIAAYKALEVLRRLTETGHDVRVVPTPAALRFVGETTFAALSGHPVHTDVWADADEVAHVRIGREADLVLIVPATADLMARAAAGRADDLLTGTLLTARCPVVYAPAMHTEMWEHPATRANVATLREHGAVVIDPAVGRLTGPDSGAGRLPEPAEIAAVARAVLALGPRAASPDLAGRHVVVSAGGTREHLDPVRFLGNSSSGRQGYALARAAVARGATVTLVAANVALPGPAGASVVRVVSALDLRDAVHAAAADADVIIMTAAVADFRPAKRVDHKIKKEAGVPAPVELEANPDVLAELVATRATRRPGQLLVGFAAETGGPDGDVLALGRAKLARKPADLLVVNEVGGGLGFEVDHNAAVVLAPDGSATPIERTSKDLLAHRVLDLVAARLSG from the coding sequence GTGTCCGGCGCAGCGCCGGTCGGCGGTCGCCCGCGCGTCGTCCTCGGGGTGGCCGGTGGCATCGCCGCCTACAAGGCCCTGGAGGTGCTGCGCCGGCTCACCGAGACCGGGCATGACGTCCGGGTCGTCCCGACGCCGGCCGCGTTGCGGTTCGTCGGCGAGACGACCTTCGCGGCGCTGTCCGGCCACCCGGTGCACACCGACGTGTGGGCCGACGCGGACGAGGTCGCGCACGTGCGGATCGGCCGCGAGGCCGACCTGGTGCTGATCGTGCCGGCGACGGCCGACCTGATGGCCCGGGCCGCGGCCGGCCGCGCCGACGACCTGCTGACCGGGACGCTGCTGACCGCCCGCTGCCCGGTTGTCTACGCCCCCGCGATGCACACCGAGATGTGGGAGCACCCGGCGACCAGGGCCAACGTCGCCACGCTGCGGGAGCACGGCGCGGTCGTCATCGACCCCGCCGTCGGGCGGCTCACCGGGCCCGACTCGGGCGCCGGCCGGCTGCCCGAGCCCGCCGAGATCGCCGCCGTCGCCCGCGCCGTGCTCGCCCTCGGCCCGCGGGCCGCGAGCCCCGACCTGGCGGGCCGGCACGTCGTCGTGAGCGCCGGTGGCACCCGGGAGCATCTCGACCCGGTCCGCTTCCTCGGGAACTCCTCCAGCGGCCGGCAGGGCTACGCGCTGGCCCGCGCCGCCGTCGCCCGCGGCGCCACGGTGACCCTCGTCGCGGCGAACGTGGCGCTGCCCGGCCCGGCCGGCGCCAGTGTCGTGCGGGTCGTCTCGGCGCTCGACCTGCGCGACGCCGTGCACGCCGCCGCGGCCGACGCCGATGTGATCATCATGACGGCCGCGGTCGCCGACTTCCGGCCGGCCAAGCGGGTCGACCACAAGATCAAGAAAGAGGCCGGCGTGCCGGCTCCGGTGGAGCTGGAGGCGAACCCGGACGTGCTCGCCGAGCTGGTCGCCACCCGCGCCACCCGCCGGCCCGGCCAGCTGCTCGTCGGCTTCGCCGCGGAGACCGGCGGCCCGGATGGCGACGTGCTCGCCCTGGGCCGCGCGAAGCTCGCCCGCAAGCCCGCCGACCTGCTGGTCGTCAACGAGGTCGGCGGTGGCCTCGGGTTCGAGGTGGACCACAACGCCGCCGTCGTGCTGGCGCCCGACGGCTCGGCGACCCCGATCGAGCGCACCAGCAAGGACCTGCTCGCCCACCGCGTCCTCGACCTCGTGGCCGCGCGGCTGAGCGGCTGA
- the rpoZ gene encoding DNA-directed RNA polymerase subunit omega codes for MSGTPAQPEGITNPPIDELLEATDSKYSLVIYAAKRARQINAYYSQLGEGLLEYVGPLVEPTSAQEKPLSIALREINAGLLTHEAAPEPLPPVS; via the coding sequence TTGTCCGGTACGCCGGCCCAGCCAGAGGGCATCACCAACCCGCCGATCGACGAGCTGCTCGAGGCCACCGACTCGAAGTACAGCCTCGTGATCTACGCGGCCAAGCGGGCCCGCCAGATCAACGCCTACTACTCCCAGCTCGGCGAGGGCCTGCTGGAGTACGTCGGCCCGCTGGTGGAGCCCACCAGCGCTCAGGAGAAGCCGCTGTCGATCGCGCTGCGCGAGATCAACGCCGGGCTGCTCACGCACGAGGCGGCCCCCGAGCCGCTCCCGCCCGTCTCCTGA
- the gmk gene encoding guanylate kinase, with amino-acid sequence MGLTVLSGPSGVGKGTVVAAVRRLFPDVWVSVSATTRAPRPGETEGVEYHFVDRDHFLRMAKDGELVEHAEFAGNWYGTPRAPLDQRLRAGWPALLEIELQGARQVRASMPSARFVFLTPPSWEELVRRLTGRGTEAPEVIERRLDRARVELAAEKEFDAVVVNDDVEAAAARLVSLMTDS; translated from the coding sequence ATGGGACTCACCGTCTTGTCCGGGCCGTCCGGGGTGGGCAAGGGAACCGTCGTCGCCGCGGTGCGCCGCCTGTTCCCCGATGTCTGGGTATCGGTGAGCGCCACGACCAGGGCGCCCCGGCCGGGCGAGACCGAGGGCGTCGAGTACCACTTCGTGGACCGGGACCATTTTCTGCGGATGGCCAAGGACGGCGAGCTGGTCGAGCACGCCGAGTTCGCCGGCAACTGGTACGGCACGCCCCGGGCGCCCCTGGACCAGCGGCTGCGCGCCGGGTGGCCCGCGCTGCTGGAGATCGAGCTGCAGGGCGCCCGCCAGGTCCGCGCGTCGATGCCGTCGGCCCGGTTCGTCTTCCTCACCCCGCCCAGCTGGGAGGAGCTCGTCCGCCGGCTGACCGGCCGGGGCACCGAGGCGCCCGAGGTGATCGAGCGCCGGCTGGACCGAGCCCGCGTCGAGCTGGCCGCCGAGAAGGAGTTCGACGCGGTCGTCGTGAACGACGACGTCGAGGCCGCCGCCGCGCGGTTGGTATCCTTGATGACTGACTCATGA
- the mihF gene encoding integration host factor, actinobacterial type: MPLPPLTPEQRAAALEKAALARKQRADLKERLKKAETTLAAVLTQAEEDEVVGKMKVSAVLEALPGVGRVRAQRIRERLGISPTRRLRGLGAKQRAALLEEFGAAS; this comes from the coding sequence GTGCCCCTGCCGCCCCTGACGCCCGAGCAGCGGGCAGCCGCTCTCGAGAAGGCCGCGCTTGCTCGTAAGCAGCGCGCGGATCTCAAGGAGCGACTCAAGAAGGCGGAGACGACCCTGGCCGCGGTCCTGACCCAGGCCGAAGAGGACGAGGTCGTCGGCAAGATGAAGGTTTCGGCGGTGCTTGAGGCGCTGCCGGGTGTGGGCCGCGTGCGGGCCCAGCGCATCCGGGAGCGGCTCGGCATCAGCCCCACCCGCCGGCTGCGTGGCCTCGGTGCCAAGCAGCGTGCCGCGCTCCTGGAGGAGTTCGGCGCGGCGTCCTGA
- the pyrF gene encoding orotidine-5'-phosphate decarboxylase, translating to MGVGVDGDVRTGRAPVAVPLDTPDVATALRWARAVAPHVAVLKVGMELFYREGPAVVDALRAEGLLADPSAPGPPDAPGLFLDLKLHDIPVTVAGAIRSVARLRPRFVTVHAAGGPAMLRAAVQAADEVAAETGTAPLAVAGVTVLTSLSEADLTTVGLAGPALDAARRLARLAVEAGATALVASPWEAAKLREEVGTNVTLITPGVRPAGGERADQARVATPEEALAAGADLVVMGRPITGAADPGAVAASLAAALGRPR from the coding sequence ATGGGTGTCGGGGTGGATGGGGACGTGCGGACCGGGCGGGCCCCTGTGGCGGTCCCCCTGGACACGCCGGACGTGGCGACGGCGCTGCGGTGGGCCCGGGCGGTGGCACCGCACGTGGCTGTTCTCAAGGTCGGGATGGAGCTGTTCTACCGGGAGGGCCCCGCGGTCGTCGACGCGCTGCGCGCCGAGGGCCTGCTCGCCGACCCCAGCGCACCGGGTCCGCCTGACGCGCCCGGGCTCTTCCTCGACCTGAAGCTGCACGACATCCCGGTGACGGTCGCCGGGGCCATACGGTCGGTGGCCCGGCTGCGGCCCCGGTTCGTCACCGTGCACGCCGCGGGCGGGCCCGCGATGCTGCGCGCGGCCGTCCAGGCCGCCGACGAGGTGGCCGCCGAGACCGGGACCGCGCCCCTCGCCGTCGCCGGGGTGACGGTGCTGACCTCTCTGAGTGAGGCGGACCTCACCACCGTGGGCCTCGCGGGGCCGGCTCTCGACGCCGCCCGCAGGCTCGCCCGGCTGGCGGTCGAGGCCGGTGCCACCGCCCTGGTGGCAAGCCCCTGGGAGGCCGCAAAGCTTCGCGAAGAGGTCGGAACCAATGTGACTCTCATCACTCCGGGGGTTCGTCCGGCGGGTGGTGAACGGGCCGACCAGGCGCGTGTCGCAACTCCGGAGGAGGCCCTCGCCGCCGGAGCTGACCTGGTCGTGATGGGGCGTCCGATCACGGGCGCGGCCGATCCTGGAGCGGTCGCCGCCAGCCTCGCGGCGGCCCTCGGCCGCCCGCGCTAG